TCCCCTTCCTCTAGGACCGCCAACCCTGGGCTCAAGGCCTCGAGGCGGGCGAGAAGCCCCTGGACCAGGTCCTCCGGGGTGCTGGCGGCGGAGGTGATGCCCACGCTCTCCACCCCGGAAAGCCACTCGGGGCGCAGGTCCTCGGGGCCATCGAGGCGGTAGGCCCGCCCGGTGAGGCTTTGGGCCAGCTCAAAAAGGCGCATCCCGTTGGAGGAGTGGGGGCTCGTCACCACCAGGAAGGCCTGCACCTTGGGGGCGATGCGCTTCACCGCCTCCTGGCGGTTCTGGGTAGCGTAGCAAAGATCCTTCCTTGCCGGCACCAAGAGCTTAGGGAAACGCCCTTTTAGGATCTCAATGGTGGCCAGGGTGTCGTCCACGCTGAGCGTGGTCTGGGTGAGGACCACCACCTTCTCGGGGTCGGGCACGGTCACGGTCCGGGGGTCGGCCAGGCGGGGGTCCTTGCCCACATGGGTGTGCACCGCCACCAGGATGATCCTCTCCGGGGCCTCCCCGTAGGTGCCCCGGATCTCCTGATGGTCGGCGGAGTCCCCGATGAGGAGGATCCAGTACCCCTCCTTGGCGTAGCGCCGGGCCTCGGTGTGGACCTTGGTCACCAAGGGGCAGGTGGCGTCCAGGATGGTGAGGCCCATCTGGGCCGCCTCCTGGCGCACCTTGGGCGGGTGGCCGTGGGCGGAGAAGACCAGGGTGTTTGCAAGCCGCCGCCTCCGGCGAAGGTCCTCTATCTCCTTCAGGTCCTCCACAAAGTGGACCCCCTTGGCCTTGAGGCGCTCCACCACTGCCCGGTTGTGGACGATCTCGTGATAGACCACAAGCTCTCCCTGGTCCTTCACCGCCTCGGTCCAGCGCTCCACGGCCTCGATGGCCATGACCACCCCGGCGCAGAAGCCTCGAGGCCGGGCCAGGTAGACCCGTTTAAGCCCGGACATGCCTCCCATTCTAGGGCCTGGGCGGCCTTTCTTCTGTGGCTCCAAGGACCTTCATCACAAGGGCGGTGGCGAAGGGGGTCTTGGCCCTTTCCAGGGCCTTTTTGGCCGTTTCCCCCCCCTTGCCCCCCGGGCGGAACCCCTCCTGGGCCAGGGCTAGGAGGGCCAGGGCCGTAGCGGGGAAGGAGAGGCCCTCCTTTTCCAAGAGGCCAAGCCCTTCGCCATAGCGGTGGAGGGCCTCCCGGTACGCCCCCTTCAGGAGGGCCTCGCTTCCCCTCTGGAAGGCCCGGGCCGCGGCCAAGGGTCCCTCCCCCTCCACCCAGGTTTCCCCCGCTTCCGCAGAGCGGTGAGCGGCCTCCAGGAGCCTCTCCAGGGCGAGGAGGCGCTCCTCCTTGGGGAGGGAGGGGTAGTGGGCGGCAAAGAGGGGGGCGAACCAGGAGAGGAGGAGAGGGCGGCGCAAACGAAAGGTCTCCCCCTGGGCCTCCACCTCCTCCCCCAGGGCCTTGAGGAGGGGCACGAGGCGGGGAAAGCGGGCCCGCACCTCCTCCCTCAAGACCCCCCCTTTAAGGGCCAAGAAGAAGCGAAAGGCTTCTACTCCTTCCACGCCTCCACTTCCTTGTACTGCACCAGGGCGGCGAAGAGGGGAGAGGGGCCCTCGGCCACGGCGAACTTCACCTCCACCAGGACCACAGCCTCCGGCAGGTCCTCCACGAAGCGGTTCAGGCGTTCCTGAAATATGTCTGGGTCGTTCCCGGTGATCACTTTGAAGCGGACCCCTTGCATGGCCCCATTATGCCCTCCTCTCCACCAGGGCTGCGAGGAGGTCCACGAGGACCCTTGCCGCCTCCCGGTTGGGTAGGGCCTCCAGGAAAGGGGGGAGGGTCCTCAGCCCCTCCTCCTTGAGGCGTTGGGCCACCCTCTTGGTCCAGGCCAGGGCCCCAGAGGCCAGGAGCCTCTGCCAAAGCCACCGCACCTCCGCCTCGGGTTTCGCCTCCCGGGGAAGGCGCAAAAGGGCCTCTGCGCGGGCCCTTTCCTCCGCCGAGGCCTCCTCGAGGAAGCGGATGAGGATCAGGGTACGCTTCCCCTCGTAGAGATCCCCGGCCCGCTCCTTGCCGTAGGCCTCGTCCCCCTCGAGGTTCAGGATGTCGTCCACGATCTGGAAGGCCGCTCCTAGCCTAAGCCCCGCCTCTTCGTAGAGGGGAGGGGGCTCCCTCCCCGCCAGGAGGGCCCCCAGGCGCAGGGGGGCCACGGCGGTGTAGTAGGCGGCCTTGTTCTCCACCATGAGGAAGTAGTCCTCAGGGGTCAGGTCCAGCCGCCCCGTAAGGGTCCAGAGGAGGTCCAGGTGCTGGCCGTAGGCGGTGCGCCGCACCAACTGCTGGAACTCCAAGAGGACCTCAGGGCCGAAGGCCCCTTGGGCCACCCCTTGGGCCAGGAGGCCCCACATCTCCCCGTGCAGGGCATCCCCGGCGTTCAAGGCCAGGGGCATGGGGTGGAGGCGGTGGAGGGCAGGGAGTCCCCGGCGCTCCTCGGATCCGTCCTCTATATCGTCGTGGATGAGAACCCAGTTCTGGAAAAGCTCCAGGGCTTCCCCAGTGAGCAGGGCCGCCTCTTCCCCGGCTCCGTGGGCCAGGGCGCTGTAGTAGGTGAGAAGACCCCTTAGCATCTTTCCCCCGCGGCGGGGATATTCCTGGAGGAGATCCTGGTAAAAGGGGTCAGGATGGTGGAGGCGGTTTACAAGCCTCTCGCCAAGGAGTTTGCGCACTTCCTGGGGCGCGGATGCCATGCTATACACTTTAGGCCATGCGCGGCTACGCCCTGGGCCTCTTGGCCCTCAACCTCCTCACCCTGATCTGGGGCACCACCTTCGTGGTGGTCAAGGGGGCGGTGGCGGAGATCCCCCCAAGCCTCCTGGTCCTCCTTCGCTTCCTGGTGGCGGGGGTTTTCTTCCTCCCCCTCCTTTTCCGTCTGCCCCCGGGGGCTTGGGGACCAGGGTTGGAGTTGGCCCTCTGGCTCCTTTTGGGCTACGCCTCCCAGGCCATAGGACTCGAGCACACCTCGGCCAGCCGGAGCGCCTTTATCACCGCCTTGAACGTGGTCCTGGTGCCCCTCCTCCTCTCCCTGGTGGGGAGGCGGGTGGGTGGGGTATGGTTGGCCGCCTTCCTCGCCCTCCTGGGGGTGGGGTTGCTCTCCTACGACCCTAGGCAGCCCCCCCTCAACGTGGGAGATTTCTGG
The genomic region above belongs to Thermus sediminis and contains:
- a CDS encoding polyprenyl synthetase family protein, producing the protein MASAPQEVRKLLGERLVNRLHHPDPFYQDLLQEYPRRGGKMLRGLLTYYSALAHGAGEEAALLTGEALELFQNWVLIHDDIEDGSEERRGLPALHRLHPMPLALNAGDALHGEMWGLLAQGVAQGAFGPEVLLEFQQLVRRTAYGQHLDLLWTLTGRLDLTPEDYFLMVENKAAYYTAVAPLRLGALLAGREPPPLYEEAGLRLGAAFQIVDDILNLEGDEAYGKERAGDLYEGKRTLILIRFLEEASAEERARAEALLRLPREAKPEAEVRWLWQRLLASGALAWTKRVAQRLKEEGLRTLPPFLEALPNREAARVLVDLLAALVERRA
- the ispH gene encoding 4-hydroxy-3-methylbut-2-enyl diphosphate reductase: MGGMSGLKRVYLARPRGFCAGVVMAIEAVERWTEAVKDQGELVVYHEIVHNRAVVERLKAKGVHFVEDLKEIEDLRRRRRLANTLVFSAHGHPPKVRQEAAQMGLTILDATCPLVTKVHTEARRYAKEGYWILLIGDSADHQEIRGTYGEAPERIILVAVHTHVGKDPRLADPRTVTVPDPEKVVVLTQTTLSVDDTLATIEILKGRFPKLLVPARKDLCYATQNRQEAVKRIAPKVQAFLVVTSPHSSNGMRLFELAQSLTGRAYRLDGPEDLRPEWLSGVESVGITSAASTPEDLVQGLLARLEALSPGLAVLEEGEGEEITFREPKPLSPEEVLRGI
- a CDS encoding DMT family transporter is translated as MRGYALGLLALNLLTLIWGTTFVVVKGAVAEIPPSLLVLLRFLVAGVFFLPLLFRLPPGAWGPGLELALWLLLGYASQAIGLEHTSASRSAFITALNVVLVPLLLSLVGRRVGGVWLAAFLALLGVGLLSYDPRQPPLNVGDFWTLFTAFAYAIYIVRLEVYAKAFPSLPLTAIQVLGTALFALPWALAEGLRLEEVPWGAVLYLGVAATALTTWLQTWGQKYVPAPQAAVLYTLEPVWATLFAFMILEERLGPLGFLGAFLVILATLQAIRRSPA